The genomic interval CAATTCTAACTTAATTTACCAGGATAAACCTGGTACAAATGAATGAAATCATgttagcctgacctaagccttgataaataTTTGACTGATTACTTAAATACTAAGACATTACTCAAACTGTCAAGAGTTTGATTTTATgataaaatacagcttcaccacattagtcataattttttgcgCTTAACTGACTTACCGGTatattatcattactgccacaagtggtggaaaagtgtattacagagTATGGCCCACAGCTTCGATACTGGAGAATTGAGTGTTGGTCGATAGCAGGAATTctagtacttttattttgtagtgggaATGTTTGAATGAAGACTCAAATAGGTGTAAACACTACATATGACAAGTACATATTTTGTAATGCTAGGAAAAGTTTATTATTGAAAACAATTTTAGGTATAAACTTATGCTTAGCAGCTAGttgtgacaataacactacatcgAGGTAGTTTACACAAATTTGCtcttagtgctgctggagtgctaatcagtgcCTGGTCGGAGCACCGtttgtcggtgccaaaaaagtaccgattTTCCACCCATCCCTAGTGGAAATAAGTTACTTACCCATGACCATGCACGAAGTTGCACGCCTTCTTGGTAGTGTCGAGACCTTCAGGATcccaggccacaagtctgcagtGGATGAACACCTGTTGTAAATAAATGATTAGTATTTTATCCACCAGATGGCGACGTCAGCGTCGACTTACCTCTTCTCCGAGAGCGAACCTAAACGCTTGGAGGGACAGCAGCATTTCTGATGGCACCTCTCTGGGCTGGAACCTGGACCGAGACCTCTTGCTGTCCGACAGACACCTTTGGGGCAGGACTAGACTTTAGACCGTTTCTTCCAGACCACCGTTACAGACACCATACCCCTTATTGTCGATGATGTGGTAGGAAGGGCTGTCGGCCTGCAGCTGGGGTGTGGTGGTGGCCACACATTCCTCCATCAGGAGCAGCAATGGCTGATGGGTAATCTGATCCACGCGAGCCATGATGGGGATGAAGGAGCCCAGGGTGAAGAGATTGGATTCAGCCGGGCCTGAGAAGTCCTCTgaaaagtacaaaaaggttgcaATTTTAAGAGTCAACTCTTGTGATTAATCCCAAAAACTGCTGATTAATCACATTTGGTCAGTGATTCATACTCTTACAAGATAAACCTGACTTTACTTCAggacaggggttcttaaccttgagGCTCAACTTTGCCATTACAGAGGGAACCCCCATTTTAAAATCATATTCGATTCTAACTTAGTTTAGGTcggaattggggttaaatcaccaaaatgattccctgagcgtggccaccgctgctgctcactgctccccaggaggtggaacaaatggagggtaatttcaccacacttagtgtgggactatcagtggtactttacttaCCTGGATAAATTGTCGAAATGTGAAATAATGTGTTActctatcaaggcttaggtcaggctgattacataaACACTAAGATTATACTAATACTGGATATATTTCTTAAACTGTAAATAGTTTGATTTTATGATAAACACCgattcaccactttagtcctATTTTTTGCGCTTAGATGACTTAAGCGCCAGACTTTGATATGTCAATTTTGCCACAAGTAGTGGAAAAGTGTATCACAACTgcccctgttttatattgtcattactgccacaagtggtggaaaagtgtattacaactgcccctgttttatattgtcattactgccacaagtggtggaaaagtgtattacaactgcccCTGTTATatactgtcattactgccacaagtggtggaaaagtgtattacaactgcccctgttttatattgtcattactgccacaagtggtggaaaagtgtattacaactgcccCTGTTTTATATttccattactgccacaagtggtggaaaagtgtattacaactacccctatttgatgtcattactgccacaagtggtggaaaagtgtgttttatattgtcataactgccacaagtggtggaaaagtgtattacaaccaccccctgttttatattgtcattactgccacaagtggtggaaaagtgtattacaactacccccgttttatattgtcattactgccacaaatggtggaaaagtgtgttttatattgtcattactgccacaagtggtggaaaagtgtattacaactacccctATTTgaggtcattactgccacaaatggtgaaaaagtgtgttttatattgtcattactgccacaaatggtggaaaagtgtgttttatattgtcattactgccacaagtggtggaaaagtgtattacaactgcccctgttttatattgtcattaccaccacaagtggtggaaaacatTTAGACACTAACTGGAAGTTAAGACTGAGGGACTCTTGTATCAGACTTTTCAAAAGTGATACCAGTTGATACTTGTTTTTGTAGATATCACTAGAGATGAATCCAAATTAAAGAGTGATTAAGACCCACCGTTCATGAGCGCCATGTGGAACACCAGGTTGGAACTGCCCGAGGACGCAAAGATGGGGTCGTAGAGGATGGGGTGATACTCCTTGGGTCTAGACAGGCAAACAGAAGTCAATACATCCCGCAGGAACTCACCTGTGACGCAGATACCTACCTCTGGAAGACGCAAACCACGGGCTGGATGAAGGTGTGGCTCTTAGAGTCGCTCAGGTAAGTGAAGGCGTTGGAGTACACCAGCTGGCTCCCGGTGACCTGCGAACACAGACGTTACCGGCGCCCTCAAGATGGCGGGCGTCAGGCTGGCTTACCATGGCCATGAAGTTGCAGTCGTGGAGCTCCACGGTGAAGGTGGCCTCCCGGGCCGAGGTGGCGGTGGGGGGGCAGTTGCCCAGGCGGAACTTGGAGGTGTCGACGCGGGACCTGCCTTCCGTCCACACCAGCGACACCATGCCGGGCTTGCAGTCCAACTTCATGTCTGGGGAGGAGACGCCAGCGTTAAActgcaagggggggggggggggggatgatggtgttgacttACCAGCGTGCACGGAGGAAGCGGCGAGGAGGAGGCTGAAGAGCAGAGCACGGCACCAGAGAGAAGCCATCATGACTGAACATGTGGGAGAGTCGCACTGACGCTGCTTTTATACGCCCAGCGGCCAATCAGGGTGATTGTTCTCACCTGCTGGCTGCTCAGGTGCGCCTCGTTAACCTTCTCTTTCTCTCTGATTGCAACTTTGTcagcatttttttattgttttaaattgtttttatttaaatttggAACGACATTGTGTCACATTGATGCATCAAAAgtcaatttgttttttgtataataagacttattttcattttaacattactatttttatttatttattcatttaatttatttcattgacaagcaattcctTGTAACGATGGACTGTGCAACTTTTGAACCAACCGCGGCCGACGACGCAATTATTTGCAACCACATCCGGCCGTTCGGGACGAGAAAGCTttaacatgtaattgtaaaaaaaatattaaaattttaaatttaaaattaaattaaatgaaatttaattaaaattaaaattaaaattaaaattaaaattaaaattaaaattaaaattaaaattaaaattaaaattaaaattaaaattaaaattaaaattaaattacaattaaaattaaatgacaattaaaattaaattagaattaaattaattaaatttaatagGGTTTTTAGGCCATTAAAAAAATAggctgcgggccacactttggacacccctgtactagaagcttcaaatgattgtattttcaggataattttcacacacacacatacacgtgtgtgtgtatatatatatatatatatatatatatatatatatatatatatatatatatatatatatatatatatatatatatatatatatatacatatatatatatatatatatatatatacacacacacacacacacatatttatacatatatatacacatacatatacagtgtttGACTGAAGTGCTCAATGGTTTATCAGAAAGTGTTTCTTTCAGCTCACACTAGATGTCAGTAAACTAATGGATTcatgattctgaatcgattcaaaGTGTTCAAGACATTTGACATTTGTGCGTAGAGTAGTTTGTGTAACCCTTAACCATTTTTCAAAAGGTTCTACAAGCTCTGGAgatatcagtaaaaaaaatgcatgtagTTTAGATAGAGTTATATTGGATTATGGGATCCATTGTAgacatgttttaaaggcctactgaaagccactactaccgaccccgcagtctgatagtttatacatcaatgatgaaatcttaacattgcaacacatgccaatacggccgggttaacttataaagtgcaattttaaatttcccgctaaacttccggttgaaaacgcctttggatgatgacgtatgcgcgtgacgtcgatggttgaaacggaagtattcggacaccattgaatccaatacaaaaagctctgttttcatctcaaaattccacagtattctggacatctgttttggtgaatcttttgcaatttctttaatgaacaatgaagactgcaaataagttgtaggtgggatcggtgtattagcggctggctgcagcaacacaaacaggaagactttgaggtggatagcagacgcgctagccgacgctagccgccaaccgcttctgtgatcgggtgaagtccttcgtcgcgccgtcgatcgctggaacgcaggtgaggacgggtgttgatgagcagatgagggctggctggcgtaggtggagcggtaatgtttttatcatagctctgtgaggtccggttgctaagttagcttcaatggcgtcgttagcaacagcattgttaagctttgccaggctgagaattattaaccgtgtagttacatgtccatggtttaatagtattgttgatcttctgtctatccttccagtcaggggtttatttattttgtttctatctgcatttgagccagatgctatcacgttagctcagaaagagcttcgccgatgaattgtcgtggagataaaagtcactgtgaatgtccatttcgcgttctcgactctcattttcaagaagatatagtatccgaggtggtttaaaatacaaatctgtgatccacaatagaaaaaggataaagtgtggaatccaatgagccagcttgtacctaagttacggtcagagcgaaaaaagatacgccttgcactgcattctagtccgtcactctaacgttcctcatccacaaatctttcatcctcgctcaaattaatggggtaatcgtcgctttctcggtccgaatcgctctagctgcgttgaaaataggaaaatatgaggcaAACAACTgactgtcacgctacttccggtaggggcaaggctttttttaaaatcagagaccaaaagttgcgaacttcatcattctctactaaatcctttcagcaaaaatatggcaatatcgcaaaatgatcaagtatgacacagaatggatctgctattcccgtttgaataaaaaaaatctcatttcagtaggcctttaactattaaAATATGACTtagctttgtggaaaatatttgaCACAATGTGtctatgcaagtgtaagccagtgTGACGATttagtttttaaatatattttttataaatggctgtgatagcagtgattagaaatccctcatttaaaCTATGTTGGTATTAATACCATTCATTTTTGACTACTTTAGGACTTTTGTGTGCTCtcaattgctattctgaatgttgctgggccaggTTTGGTTTTGTAATTGGATTATGGTATTGTGTGTTATTTTGTTgagattaaaaaacatttacatattaCAAGAATCTGAATCCAGTATCAATTCTGATTAAAATCTCCATCCCGAGAACTGGAATCGAATGGAGAGTTTCAAGACTCTCATCGTGAGTATTTGACATTTGGTCACCATTATGGAgctaaactaaaataaaaaaagtgggaTTATTTTTGAGTTAATATCACCAAAGGTGAGTCTTTGTTTCATAAACGGTTGTGCTTTTCATACTTATTTTGCAAagaaatttgtttaaaaaaatttttttaaaaaaattcagatttaaaaatttaattaaCCTATTTTTGGATCAATAACTGCTTAGAAATAGCATTTAAACATTTCCATTTCACCTGGTTTGACCAAAAAGTTTTGATTTGTCCCAATACTATTTAATAAATTAGTACATGTAGGTCAACTGCTTAGTAAATTTAAATATTgggattgcattagtgtttttttGAAATAGAATTTAAACTAAGTTTTTAGGCCTGGGCATACATCAGTTGCCACGGGTTTACCAAAATTCAGAACCAAACTGTATAAGAATCTGAATCAGGTGCCCAAATATTCCCACCTtaatttgcaggtcaaatgtGACTAAGTAAATCCATGTGTGGTAAATTATAAAATAGTGTCAATACAGCAggtgagtgtgccatacactcactgcAGCATAATTTACCCATCACTAGACATTAAGTACTTTACAATAATTGTAGCCAGACACCAAGTTTGAGTACTTGCAAGAACTGTTACTGCACAATAGTACACAAGCATTGTTTCTTTAACATGAAGAAAACATTTAGTCAGAAGTAGTTCCTCCAGCTGTTTATTGGATATACAATTAGTTCATTTCCAGTCCATCTATTCCTGTAAGGGGAAGAAAAAGTGATTAAAAAAAGAGGACTTTAATCCATTTATCAAGTTGTCGCTTACCTCCGTGATAGTGAGTGGCCCCAGAACTGCATTCTGGGTAATGCCACGCTTCCCTGCAAGCAGAAAGTACTTTGATTAGTACAAGTGCAGGAGGGGAAAGAAGAGGATTTGGTGTCAGTACCTGATCGTGTACTCCTGGTCCACCTGGTCTTGCAGCTGGACTCACAGCAGTCACACAGGTTGCTGAAGGCAGGGTTGTCCAGCAGCTGCCACCTGGACACATTggattggttttttttttatgttattaaaatTACTTTACACTTTGATATTAGTGTAAAATTGCTGGTAGTTACAAGTTATTTTTAGTGCAGACTCCAGACTTTAGAGTGCACAAGTGTGTCCATACAGCTACACATGCTGCCATTTTAGCTACATTCCAGAAGGTCTACCAAACCCTTCCAGTTACATGCAAGAAAACTTGAGTGGTGAAAGCCGGCATCTGCATCTGACCGAATGTTGAAGTTATTTAGAGTCCCTTTAAAAGTTTGTAGTGTGAGGCAAAGTCAGAAAACTTTCATGTATTTGgtaataaaatctcattttttttgctatattttaaaacattttattagatcaCTCGCAAGTTCAAGACAGTAGTGCATTTTTGctacgccctacaaagtgttaatactgcaagTACTACAAATGTAACATGCAACTGAAGTTTCAATGAATTGAGGCATTTTGCCATGTAAATCACTTGATATTGTACAATTCTTTCACATTTTTAGCATAAGTTTATTTTATTAAAGGCAGCTATTCATTCCAATTCAACTTTTTGTGGGCACTAAAAATTGCCCACAATATTACTCAAACtgatttgatatatttttctTAAACTTAGTTTGATTTTCTGATTAAATAAAAGGAAAACTCACAACATTAGTCATAAATTTTGCACTTAAAATTCTTACTTAAGCTGCAGACTTGTTTTAtatcgtcattactgccacaagtgatggaaaagtgtattacaactgcccCTGTTTTAtatggtcattactgccacaagtggtggaaaagtgtattacgactgcccctgttttatattgtcattactgccacaagtggtggaaaagtgtgttttatattgtcatgaccgccacaagtggtggaaaagtgtgttttatattgtcattactgccacaagtggtggaaaagtgtgttttatatggTCATgaccgccacaagtggtggaaaagtgtgttttatattgtcattaccgccacaagtggtggaaaagtgtattacaactacccctgttttatattgtcattactgccacaagtggtggaaaagtgtattacaactacccctgtttgatattgtcatcactgcaacaagtggtggaaaagtgtgttttatattgtcattactgccacaagtggtggaaaagtgtattacaactacccctgttttatattgtcattactgccacaagtggtggaaaagtgtattacaactacccctgtttgatattgtcatcactgcaacaagtggtggaaaagtgtgttttatattgtcattactgccacaagtggtggaaaagtgtattacaaccgagtatgGACCACAGCTTCAACAGTTTTTACCAGCCCTCTGGCACAACACTGCTTTACTTTAGGACAGGGGCCCCACACTGAATAAGTCATCTTACTCCTGATTTTTAATCCTGTTCAATTCTAACTTAGTTTACCAGGATAAACCTGGTACAAATGAATGAAATCATgttagcctgacctaagccttgataaataTTTGACTGATTACTTAAATACTAAGACATTACTCAAACTGTCAAGAGTTTGATTTTATgataaaataca from Entelurus aequoreus isolate RoL-2023_Sb linkage group LG14, RoL_Eaeq_v1.1, whole genome shotgun sequence carries:
- the LOC133665469 gene encoding zona pellucida sperm-binding protein 3-like; the protein is MMASLWCRALLFSLLLAASSVHADMKLDCKPGMVSLVWTEGRSRVDTSKFRLGNCPPTATSAREATFTVELHDCNFMAMVTGSQLVYSNAFTYLSDSKSHTFIQPVVCVFQRPKEYHPILYDPIFASSGSSNLVFHMALMNEDFSGPAESNLFTLGSFIPIMARVDQITHQPLLLLMEECVATTTPQLQADSPSYHIIDNKGCLSDSKRSRSRFQPREVPSEMLLSLQAFRFALGEEVFIHCRLVAWDPEGLDTTKKACNFVHGHGWQLLDNPAFSNLCDCCESSCKSRWTRSTRSGKRGITQNAVLGPLTITEE